DNA sequence from the Oncorhynchus clarkii lewisi isolate Uvic-CL-2024 chromosome 24, UVic_Ocla_1.0, whole genome shotgun sequence genome:
gtccgtcctgtctccctgtagcgttgtcttaggcttctcacagtacggacatagcaatttattgacctggtcacatctgcagtcctcatgcctccttgcagcatgcctacggCACGTTTACGCAGATGagtagggaccctgggcatctttctttttggtgtttttccagagtcagcagaaaggcctctttagtgtcctaagttttcataactgtgaccttaattgcctaccgtctgaaaGTTGTTAAtttcttaacgactgttccaaaaggtgcatgttcattaattgtttatggttcattgaacaagcatggggaacATTGTTTAAAAACCCTTTACACTGAAGATCTGTggagttattttgatttttacaaatgatcttttaAAGACCGGGATCTGAAAAAGGgacctttctttttttgctgagtttagtagttATTTGTTCCCCAGGATCCCTCAATCTCTCAGTGTGAACACTTACATAAGTGTCCAcggagaaatgtttttttttacaactgtcGCTTTACTTCAACTGTGTCTTTCAACCCCCTCCACCTCAACTAGCTAATAAGAGGAGGGGGACGTTGCCGTTCAGGGGGTAGGCACAGCTGTTATACCGTCTCGGGTGTTGTGATGTAAGTTCTTGCCTTTTAGAAACTCAACTGGACATCGGGGGTTGTGGCTGTCCAATCGATTGAGAGAATTCAGAGACAAACCAGCCAATGGGTGCAAAGGTCTGGGTATATAAGCTAAGGTTTAACACCTGTCAAAGTTGGGCAACCCCTATATTGGCTTTGGTGGATCCCAGGAACATTACCTCCTTCTTTTCTTCTGTGCAGGTAAACCTACTAGGCAGCGAGCTTCTGGAAAATGGCTTTAAGTAGAAATCAGGAGAACTCCTGAAAAACAGCACAAAAAGAAAAGAGGAATTTTAAACAAACACTAGGCAATTCAAACCTCTCCGTCGCTGCACCATTTGGAATCCTGAAATCGGTCATtcttgttttttgcattggaccACTCTTCATTTTCTTGCAGCGTTTCCTAAAATGGAAGATATATTACTACTTATGCGTTTTTACTCATCATCCTCTTGAGTGCAAACTGTAACTTTGTTAAGTTTTGGTCGTAAAAGAGAGCACTGGTTTGAAAACAGCAATGATCACTAATGGCTGTTGTAGAGGAAGGATAGTCCCAGAACAGTGGCTGGTTGATTTGTTACCAGTGGTGATCTATAGATGACACCGAGTCATTTTAGATATTTTGCAGAAAAAAATCATGCAATGTGAAGTATTGAATTTCTATAATGTCTGCAATTGTTCCTCAGCATGTTTGTAGTTTTGATGTTTTTATTCTGCGATACTATTCATTCTGATATGTAGGTCAGTTGTGCTAATGACCGGAGAATGAATCAAGTCAGTCTCTGGAACTCTCTGGTACCGCCTACTGGGGGGTAGCCAGACTAGGCTCCAGTGATGGTGTTTCCCTTGAAGGAATGGGAAGGTGGCTTGCATGCCAGGGTCAGAGTATAGCCACAGCAAGAGGGTGTAGGGTGGATGGCCTGGTCTAAAAATACCTTCTGCTGCATACAGCACGTAGATCACACCCCTGTCACTCTGTGGAATTATGAGACGGTGGCTGGAGGGGGTCAGGAGACTGATAGATAAGACACTAGGAGACTCAGTACTACAAAACCCAAAAGATGGTCAATTTAGTGGTATGTGTTGCTTTGTTAGGCCACATGCTCTCTTTTACAAATTGTGGCACAATTCTGTTGCTAGGGACCAAGATATTTTTCTTTCACCATTCTTGAATATTTAGTTGGGAGGGCTTTCATTACTGTGTTCCAGATCATCCTACATATATTCACACTTCTTCCCCCCTTCTTTTAGCAGGACAAAAGAGAGCTGCAATCATGACGAAGAACTGCCATAATGACTATAAGATGAAATTCTCTGATGTAGAGGAGTTCCCAGACCTCTCCCTGCACAACAACCACATGGCCAAGGTGCTGACCAAGGACATGTACAAAAAGCTGAGGAGCAAGTCTACCCCCTCCGGTTTCACCCTGGACGACTGCACCCAGACCGGTGTGGACAACCCTGGTAAGACTCGgaagcacacacacaggaagacccGTCAGGGCCCTGTGAGGTCACAGGATAGGCATGTCCTGATCAGCTCTGATTGGTGGCTGATAAGGGCACCTCAAAGCAAAATATTCTTAGTGATATTAACGTATACACTATTGGCATGAAAAATGAGACTGTTGCTCGTGCACTTTGTTGTTAGCCTGTTACATGTCGTTTTCCTGTGGCAATAGTTCTCACTTATTCTCTTTCTGTCtgcaggacaccccttcatcatGACCGTCGGCTGTGTTGCTGGTGATGAAGAGTGCTACGATGTCTTTAAGGATATGTTCGACCCCATCATCTCCGACCGTCACGGAGGCTACAAGCCCACCGACAAGCACAAGACCGACCTCAACTTCGAGAACCTGAAGGTGAGTGAAGAAAGTGGTCATGACAATCACATTTCTACATTGGCGTTTCTCCTTTTGCAAGCTTGATCTTCTTTAGCTAATATATAAGGCTGCAGTGGACTGTGGTGACTAGACAGCATTTGAATGAGTTATCTGTCTAGAGTGAAATAACATTAATTTCCCCGTTTGCAGGGAGGTGATGATCTTGACCCCGCCTACGTCCTGTCCAGCCGTGTGCGTACCGGACGCAGCATCAAGGGATACACCCTGCCCCCCCACAACAGCCGTGGCGAGCGCAGAATGGTTGAGAAACTGTCCATTGAGGGTAAGTGTCTAAGCACTCAGTAAAATCAGCACTATAAATCAGGGTCAGCTGTGCTGCCTTGGAGCACGACCATGTCAATCTCATGTGTATGTCTTTCTCCCCTCAGCCCTGGCCACACTGGATGGTGAGTTCAAGGGAAAGTACTACCCCCTGAACGCCATGACCGATGCCGAGCAGGATCAACTGATCGCCGACCACTTCTTGTTTGACAAGCCCGTCTCCCCCTTGCTGCTGTCCGCTGGTATGGCCCGTGACTGGCCAGACGCAAGAGGAATCTGGTAAGTTCCCAGGACATAGGCCCATACCAATACCCGAACCAAAACAATAACATTTGTGAAACCAGataatgtatgtacagtatgtcccaTGGTGTATCATAGTGGTGTGTCATGTAATACGCACTTCCTCCTTTCTGAAGGCACAACGATGCCAAGAGCTTCTTGGTCTGGGTGAACGAGGAGGATCACCTGCGTGTCATCTCCATGGAGAAGGGAGGCAACATGAAGGAGGTCTTCAGACGCTTCTGCGTTGGTCTGCAGAAGGTAGGCTAGCCACATAGCCTACAGGACtgacacactgtcaatacctagagTGTTATTTATTGCTCGTTCACAACGATGGCAGCTGGCTTTTCTTATAGTCAGTAGTCGAACACACATCACTTTCGGTTGGCTATTCTCACCTGAAAACGCACTCACCGGAACATTCTCGTCTCCTGTCTTTCTCCACCTTGTGCAGATTGAGGCGGTCTTCAAGAAGCACAACCATGGCTTCATGTGGAACGAGCATCTCGGCTACGTGCTGACCTGCCCCTCCAACCTGGGAACTGGCCTGCGCGGTGGCGTGCACGTCAAGCTGCCCAAGCTGAGCACACACGCCAAGTTTGAGGAGATCCTGACCAGGCTGCGTCTGCAGAAGCGTGGCACAGGTACGAGCTACTCTCAAACTCACTTTACAGTCTTCATGCAATAGTCCATAGAATGTAATTACATTGCCATTACATATGGATCTCTGAGGTGACGAGCCAAGCCATATTTAACCTGACATGTACATCATTGAGTACCAGTGTAGAGGATTATGAAGATTCACCTTTGACCTCTTTGCCTGCAGGTGGTGTGGACACGGCCTCCGTGGGTGGAATCTTCGACATCTCCAACGCTGATCGTCTGGGCTCCTCAGAGGTGCAGCAGGTGCAGATGGTGGTGGATGGCGTCAAGCTCATGGTGGAGATGGAGAAGAAGCTGGAGAAGGGAGAGGCCATCGATGGCATGATCCCCGCCCAGAAGTAAAGCGGTACTTGTGCTTCAGTGTTTTTTGTATAATAAAAATGACTAGCCTTGTCGTTACGCGGGCAGGAGACTGCCTCCCTGGACTTTCCCTAAAAACACTCCACTCTGATCCAACTTTTATTTCCATCCTTTATTCTTTCTCTTCatcatttatttttctccttCCTACGGTCACTTTCCATCTCTCCCGCTCTTTCCATCGCATAGTCTAGTGCCATGGGCCATTACTTTGTGTATGCACCTAATCTTGAAATCATTGTTTTGGTTGTAAAATGTATTGAGCAAATAAAACAAGGCCCAGTTAATCAACCCCACTGTCTGATGTATGGTCTCGAAACACATGGTGCATCCAcatacacactcgcacacactcaGTGGGTGCACACCCACACCACGTGCACACGCTACAGCAGCCTCGTAAATGCCCTAAAACCATGGTACAATAAACAAACATATAACATGACCAATCTGTCATCTATTGACACCACATCAACCCCACTGAGAACAAAAATAAACTTGATCAAAATGTCAGAATTTGAAAGGAGAAATTTATTTTTGCTTCATACAATTTTCCTCAGGAGACATGCAGGACTGCAGGTCAGTCATTTCCATAGTTGCACCCCGTTTTATCGATAACAGCGACGGCTTCAAACGCACAACTACTTCCTACTCTTGAAGCATGGTCCTAAGCTTTTAGCAATACAGATGGGAATTGTTGGGCAAGAGGTCCTATTTTGGGCAAAGTTGCAAAAGAATTGCCCTAACTCACAGCTTTCACATTTTAAGACATTTGTGGCCACCTGTTGCAACTAAAAACTCCCATGATTCCTTGCAACGGGCAAACTGAAGTCATAGTAGTGTCCTGGATTACTATGTAATACTGCCATACACGTGTGCAATATACATTTTGCCAAAAGGAATAAGGTGGAAAATGGTGGAGTTTGAAAACGACTGAAGATTGTGTTGGGAAGGCAGTCCAGTGTGGGCAGGCTGGCGAAGATGGTCAGGGGTGTCACAGGTTACGGAATATAACTGGGATATTACATACTGTAGAGATGTCATCATACTGGAACAGTGACAAACACATTCTGTAATGAGAACATCCACTGCTGATGAATCTTTGAGCCATTTAAAGACCAGACAGACTTTCAGCAAACAAGAAAGGTTGAGGAACATTCAGCGACACCAACAGTCTGAGCTGAGAAAATAGAAACATGGTTCTGAGGGCCCACTGCAGCTCACTGCACCAACTGGGAATGAAGTTCTGGCATGTCTGCTGCTGTGACCCACTGCCAGGCGACAAGGACCATTACTGTTTATTGGTGCAAACCAAAGCCAGTGACAAACAGTCACTCACTCAGGCCTTGACTATCTACCTGACTTGGATCTATTGTGAGGTTGGGAGCGTGCTTCATTTATAGAAGAGTGTCAGGGTTGCTTTCAACAACGTCACCCAGGGTCACATTCTAAACTACCAACCTCACTCTCATACGTCACTCAGAAATACAGAAGGCTGATTGGTTACCAGAAGGGAAGCGGCTACATAACGCCTGTTTTGCTGACCAATTGAAATACTGAATGCAATTCAACAAGCATCGCTGTAGTTGTTATAGTCTGTGTGATCAATGATACTATTTTCTTTTTGAGCAGAAAATTAGGAGTTGATCCAATTCTCTTTTTTTATGCGATCTTGGGTCATCTTATACAAAAAAGTGATCCATTGAGATTCCTTGAAATGTGACAAATGATGTTCCCCAACATTACACTAAACACCGCTTATATCAAATCATGTTTGGAATCTTGGCCTGGTGGATGTGCTGTACCATTTAAGAGGAAATACAATTGAAGAGGTGATATTGCTAAACCAAAAGTGCTCCCAGAAGAACGTGTAGAATGCCTGTGTACATTACCTGCTGAAACGCAGAAAATCAAAGGGTTAGTGGCTCAGAAGAGCAGTCATCGCCTACTCCGTTTTGGACATTGAAGTCAGACAGCTTTGCTCATTGGTAACCAACATATCGGTATATACAAAACACAAAATGAAACTTGACGAGAGTAGCAGAGGGGGCCTTACAGAATTGAGCAGACGCGATGGATGGGCAGAAGAATCTGGCATTTTGTTTTACAgcattgtttttttgttgtccGTCTCTGCATTTCTGCATGTCTCCCTAtatagcaggggtgtcaaacatacggCCCACGGGCAGGATTCGGTGCGCAAGGGGGTCAAATCTGGCCTGCGGGTTTGAGTAAAACAAAACAGAACAATGGTATACTTTAAAATAACTACAACCAAATTGAAACTGTGTAGAAATTATAATATAATGGACCTACACTCATACAGTttattgactgtgtccagcttgTTCATAATCTCCCAAATAAAGCTAGATAGTCTAAAGCTAGAGCataatcattaaaaaaaactatGGGTAGAGGACTATTTTGGGAAAATTGACTGCGAAgaaatataacacattttcagTGCGGCCCTCCGGACCTTGTTGAAGACCGAATGCGGCCTCCAgggcaaaatgagtttgacacccctgctctatagCCTGGAGGTCTGTCTAGGAAAGGGCTGGTCCCTTGTTTCTTAAATATGCATTCAGTCTGCGTCAATCACTCATTGAAGCGAAAACAAGAAAAACTAAATTAAAAAACCTTTTAAATAGCAGCTGTTAAAAAGGAACGACAACAAATATAATCATAACGACATTGACGAAAAATATCTTCATCTGCAAATATGGAATTAAAAAATAACTGCTTGACTCCGTAGATTCACATAATATTGAGGTGCCTTAGCAGGGTTTGTAGGTCATAGGTCTGTGAGTGGCGGGCCCGGACCATCCgtgcctgtgtgtctgcgtgtcagTGTGGCACCAGAAGTGGGTCTTTGGCGGGGGTGAGGCGAGGTTGGCAGTGGGGGTAGCGGGTTCTGCCCGTCTCCTTCTCCCGCCCCCTCGGTCAGTCTGTCCAGTGTAGAAGCCCTCTGCCCCACCCCCTGTCGCCCTCAGAGCTCCAGCTCCTTGGACACTTTTGTGGCGATGTCCCGGAAGGCGAGCGGCGCCCCCCACAGCCGTTTGAAGCGCACGCCGCTGGTCTCGGCGGGGCCTGCGGGCAGCTGGCACACATCAGCCTCGAAGGCCACGCGTGAGCCAGCCGCCCCGTGggtgcaggagagcaggaaggGCCCAGCCAGGTGGACCTGGCAGCCGCAGCCCTGGGCCGCCTCGCGCAGCGCCAGCACCACCTCCGCCGGGTCCCGCGGGCTCCGCACCCTCACATCCCAGCCGCATCGGGGGGTCCGGGGCTCTGCCGCTTTTTGATGCCCAGGTAGATGGCGACTGCAGGGGCAAAGTGGGTGGGGAGTGGGGGAGTGAGTGGGGGTGAGAGATTGAATGACAGAAGAGGGTGCAGGTGGAGTATGGGTGAGCCGATGCATTAATGTGGGTGAGTGGAAGGGAAGAAGGGGACAGGGGAGAAATAGATTAGTATCATATAGGGTTTGGTTTAACAGCCACTACTCTTAATTTATCAACAGCAATAGAAATTCATTAAAATAGATAACAAGgccaatagaaatgaatgtaGCATCCACAACACACACAAGCTGCATCGCCATCTTAAAATGCTGCCATAATTTAGACAATTCTAGAAAAATAAATCTGTGGTGCACAATTCAGAGGATACCAAAGCGCAATAAAATGGAATATTAGGCAGCAACACAAGTTAGGCAAGTCAACAACACAATTTTACCTTTTTGAGGACACGTGTTCTTCAAGACAACAGCATTCTAAGTGATGCTGCACCATCATACCTCATTCATTAGACCAGGCTACAGTCCTGCCCCACTCAATGATGTATGCttggtgcattcagaaagttttcagatcccttgactttttccacattttgctacgttacagccttattctaaaatggattaaacagtcccccatcaatctacacgcaataccccatgacaaagcaaaaacatatatatttttaaatgtttgcaaatgcattaaaatgaaaaacggaaatatcacatttacataagtactcagaccctttggcagtgattacattaTGATgctacaaccttggcacacctgtatttggggagtttctccaattcttttTCGCAGATCATCTCAAGATCTATCAGGTTaggtggggagcgtcgctgcacagctattttcaggtctctctagagatgattgatcgggttcaagtccgggctccggctgggccactcaaggacattcagagacttgtcccgaagacactcctgcgttgtcttggctgtgtgcttagggtcgttgtcctgttggaaggtgaaccttcgccccagtctgaggtcctgagcactttggagaaggttttcatcaaggatctctctgtactttgctcggttcatctttcccttgatcctgactaatctcccagtccctgccgctgaaaaacatccccacagcatgatgctgcaaccaccatacttcaccataaggatggtgccaggtttcctctagatgtgaccttggcattcaggtcaaagagttcaatcttggtttcatcagaccagagaatcttgcttctcatggtctgagagtcatttaggtgccttttggcaaaccaagtaggctgtcatgtaccttttactgaggagtggcttccatctggccactctaccataaaggcctgattggtggagtgctgcagaggtggttgtccttctggaaggatctcccatctccagagaaactctgaagctctgtcagagtgaccatcgggttcttggtcacctccctgaccaaggcccttctcccccgattgctcagtttggccgggtggccagctctaggaagagtcttggtggttccaaacttgttccatttaagaaagatggaggctgttcttcaatgctgcagacattttttggtgtccttccccagatctgtgcctcgacacaatcctgtctctaacctctacggacaattcctttgacctcatggcttggtttctgctctgacatgcgctgtcaactgtgggaccttatatagaaaggtgtgtgcctttccaaattatgtccaatcaattgaatttaccacaggtagactccaatcaagatgtagaaaaatctaaaagatgatcaatggaaacaggatgcacttgacctcaattttgagtctcatagcaaagtgtctgaatacttatatttttattaggtatttctgtttttttgtttgaataaattagcaaacatttctaaaaacctgttttcgcattgtcattatggggtattgtgtgtagattgatgagggaaaaaataatttgatcaattttagcataaggctgtaacataacaaactgtggaaaaggGTAAGAGGGtttgaataccttccgaatgcactgtatattcttATCATTACATTAGTACTTCTGGAGGTGTCTTTGGATGGCAGGGTtgtggtcaattccatttcaattcagtaagttcagaaattaaacaaattccaattctaatttaaaaaaatcctcatcGAAAAGCATTGAAGAAAATTGGAATTTCTGTGTACTTCCTGAATCGAAATGAAATTGAGCCCAGCCCTGGTGGTTTGCACAGCTAATTTAAGTTgggatttatttacattttaaagcAGAAATGTTTCCTTGGAATGCTGTCCTGGTGGGACACAGAATCAGCTTGAGGTGGTATCTTACCTTGCTCAGTCACAAGTTAGCAAAAACACATCTGCTGTGTATGTAGGTGTAGGTTTAGGGgtggacatagccaggataccaAACACtagtactagtactactactcTTGGAAACATAGGCAAGTTCAACAGCATGACTTACCAACTATATCCACACACCACCAACCCAACACAACTAAGATTGGAAGTTATGAAATGGAAGCTCCGTAAGTATTCGGCATGTCTACATTATGggtatttattaatttattcaaGTAATTTGAGTAAGTGAGAATGAGGTTCATGTCAAAGGATGGGGAGTTTAAATTGTTATTATCACACACCGAGGAGCCTACTTCAGAAAATAATTAGAGGCACTCAATCACAGGCATCTAGCACAGGGTACCACATCTACTATCTACGAGTCACACCAAGGGCATTTAGAGCTAATGCTGCATTGACCCATGCTCTGAGCTTTACCTGCTGGATTTAACCAGAGACTGTCTGACCAGAGACTGTGCAGCCGAGGCTACATTGTGAGGGAGAGAATAGAAATGCCTTTAGTAACTACTGGTCCTGGAGCTGTCATACTGCCCAATGGTGGGCAGACATGGAGTGATAAAGAATGTCTTTGATTGATATCCATCACAACTAACTAACGGGTCTGGGGTCAGTTTTGCATTGTGTGATCATAATGAATGTGGTTACAACTGGGTTTGGGGAAACTGATCTTGGGCCAGTAATTAAATAGGTTCTCATCACAGTGGGACATACTGTATTGAATACACTCACCTTGTGACCGGAGATCTGCAGACTCTCTCAGG
Encoded proteins:
- the LOC139383170 gene encoding creatine kinase M-type-like, whose translation is MTKNCHNDYKMKFSDVEEFPDLSLHNNHMAKVLTKDMYKKLRSKSTPSGFTLDDCTQTGVDNPGHPFIMTVGCVAGDEECYDVFKDMFDPIISDRHGGYKPTDKHKTDLNFENLKGGDDLDPAYVLSSRVRTGRSIKGYTLPPHNSRGERRMVEKLSIEALATLDGEFKGKYYPLNAMTDAEQDQLIADHFLFDKPVSPLLLSAGMARDWPDARGIWHNDAKSFLVWVNEEDHLRVISMEKGGNMKEVFRRFCVGLQKIEAVFKKHNHGFMWNEHLGYVLTCPSNLGTGLRGGVHVKLPKLSTHAKFEEILTRLRLQKRGTGGVDTASVGGIFDISNADRLGSSEVQQVQMVVDGVKLMVEMEKKLEKGEAIDGMIPAQK